A genomic segment from Canis lupus baileyi chromosome 13, mCanLup2.hap1, whole genome shotgun sequence encodes:
- the LOC140602501 gene encoding uncharacterized protein isoform X5, with the protein MFMLLWTSARPSSPKLLVMCGRPQQSCTQEILEEMFCGFNSSNSLDNDRCTRQTRSSAVLSDDAGPHSGRNCGAPGFHRCLVATLRPQTFGGTRAPDLARSDPTLLLSPVAHTPVRKEEALTQRQVTGTLAGRPTHHHLCAGPRLGDVTPEHQPSLCPSGLRGCLRFQSDRGAPAHGEHPDACVLGRFSRAVILGCVWIAARCRRTRRPCWSCKGPISWPSTIRVSAGPVTVEGTDHQGFLPDKELPSPSPPEAKKLHQETRRADKWIKMLKRWDHYLPSEKLQCRVYKRVPPQVRGQVWLRLLNIDQVKARNAGKYQGLPAGNEGGGPGVLPGHHADRPGHQLDVPQSQHVLGPLRGQAASPVPRAGGLLGVRHRGGLLPGHERDRGHRPHVPARGGRLLGAGPADDRRQARHARLLRPRLPEAPQVPGSS; encoded by the exons agctgcacccaggagatCTTGGAGGAGATGTTCTGTGGCTTCAACTCTTCCAACTCCCTAGACAATGATCGGTGCACCAGGCAAACAAGGAGCAGTGCTGTTCTGag TGATGATGCGGGACCCCACTCTGGGCGGAACTGTGGTGCCCCCGGGTTCCACCGCTGCCTGGTGGCCACTCTGCGTCCGCAGACCTTCGGAGGCACTCGTGCTCCGGATCTGGCTCGCAGCGACccgactctcctgctctccccagtagccca TACCCCAGTGCGTAAAGAGGAGGCGCTCACACAGCgacaggtcacag ggaCACTCGCTGGCCGGCCCACCCACCACCATCTCTGCGCCGGCCCCAGGCTGGGAGACGTCACCCCCGAGCATCAG CCCAGCCTGTGCCCCTCGGGGCTACGGGGTTGTCTCCGGTTCCAGTCAGACAGAGGGGCACCTGCCCACGGGGAGCACCCGGACGCATGTGTCCTCGGAAGGTTCTCACGTGccgtcattcttggatgtgtttggattgcGGCACGATGCAGGAGGACCCGGAGACCCTGCTGGTCTTGCAAAGGGCCAATATCGTGGCCCAgtaccatcag GGTCTCCGCAGGACCTGTCACTGTGGAAGGCACCGACCACCAGGGCTTTCTGCC GGACAaggagctgcccagccccagcccccccgAGGCCAAG AAACTCCACCAGGAGACCCGGCGCGcggacaaatggataaaaatgctcAAGCGATGGGACCACTACCTCCCCAGCGAGAAG CTGCAGTGCCGGGTCTACAAGAGGGTCCCGCCCCAGGTGCGGGGACAGGTGTGGCTGCGATTGCTGAACATTGACCAGGTTAAGGCCAGGAATGCCGGGAAATACCAG ggtcttcccgcaggaaatgaaggaggcggCCCTGGTGTCCTCCCGGGACATCATGCAGATCGACCTGGACATCAACTGGACGTTCCGCAGTCACAGCATGTTCTGGGACCGCTAcggggtcag GCAGCGAGCCCTGTTCCACGTGCTGGCGGCCTACTCGGTGTACGACACC GAGGAGGGCTACTGCCAGGGCACGAGCGAGATCGCGGCCATCGTCCTCATGTTCCTGCCCGAGGAGGACGCCTCCTGGGCGCTGGCCCAGCTGATGACCGACGACAGGCACGCCATGCACG GCTTCTTCGTCCCAGGCTTCCAGAAGCTCCTCAGGTTCCAGGCTCATCATGA
- the LOC140602501 gene encoding USP6 N-terminal-like protein isoform X1, which yields MFMLLWTSARPSSPKLLVMCGRPQQSCTQEILEEMFCGFNSSNSLDNDRCTRQTRSSAVLSDDAGPHSGRNCGAPGFHRCLVATLRPQTFGGTRAPDLARSDPTLLLSPVAHTPVRKEEALTQRQVTGTLAGRPTHHHLCAGPRLGDVTPEHQPSLCPSGLRGCLRFQSDRGAPAHGEHPDACVLGRFSRAVILGCVWIAARCRRTRRPCWSCKGPISWPSTIRVSAGPVTVEGTDHQGFLPDKELPSPSPPEAKKLHQETRRADKWIKMLKRWDHYLPSEKLQCRVYKRVPPQVRGQVWLRLLNIDQVKARNAGKYQEMKEAALVSSRDIMQIDLDINWTFRSHSMFWDRYGVRQRALFHVLAAYSVYDTEEGYCQGTSEIAAIVLMFLPEEDASWALAQLMTDDRHAMHGFFVPGFQKLLRFQAHHERVLERALPDLRKHMDEEQMSTGIYTPKWFLQCFLGRIPFSLTLKLWDAYILDGARVLTATGSAS from the exons agctgcacccaggagatCTTGGAGGAGATGTTCTGTGGCTTCAACTCTTCCAACTCCCTAGACAATGATCGGTGCACCAGGCAAACAAGGAGCAGTGCTGTTCTGag TGATGATGCGGGACCCCACTCTGGGCGGAACTGTGGTGCCCCCGGGTTCCACCGCTGCCTGGTGGCCACTCTGCGTCCGCAGACCTTCGGAGGCACTCGTGCTCCGGATCTGGCTCGCAGCGACccgactctcctgctctccccagtagccca TACCCCAGTGCGTAAAGAGGAGGCGCTCACACAGCgacaggtcacag ggaCACTCGCTGGCCGGCCCACCCACCACCATCTCTGCGCCGGCCCCAGGCTGGGAGACGTCACCCCCGAGCATCAG CCCAGCCTGTGCCCCTCGGGGCTACGGGGTTGTCTCCGGTTCCAGTCAGACAGAGGGGCACCTGCCCACGGGGAGCACCCGGACGCATGTGTCCTCGGAAGGTTCTCACGTGccgtcattcttggatgtgtttggattgcGGCACGATGCAGGAGGACCCGGAGACCCTGCTGGTCTTGCAAAGGGCCAATATCGTGGCCCAgtaccatcag GGTCTCCGCAGGACCTGTCACTGTGGAAGGCACCGACCACCAGGGCTTTCTGCC GGACAaggagctgcccagccccagcccccccgAGGCCAAG AAACTCCACCAGGAGACCCGGCGCGcggacaaatggataaaaatgctcAAGCGATGGGACCACTACCTCCCCAGCGAGAAG CTGCAGTGCCGGGTCTACAAGAGGGTCCCGCCCCAGGTGCGGGGACAGGTGTGGCTGCGATTGCTGAACATTGACCAGGTTAAGGCCAGGAATGCCGGGAAATACCAG gaaatgaaggaggcggCCCTGGTGTCCTCCCGGGACATCATGCAGATCGACCTGGACATCAACTGGACGTTCCGCAGTCACAGCATGTTCTGGGACCGCTAcggggtcag GCAGCGAGCCCTGTTCCACGTGCTGGCGGCCTACTCGGTGTACGACACC GAGGAGGGCTACTGCCAGGGCACGAGCGAGATCGCGGCCATCGTCCTCATGTTCCTGCCCGAGGAGGACGCCTCCTGGGCGCTGGCCCAGCTGATGACCGACGACAGGCACGCCATGCACG GCTTCTTCGTCCCAGGCTTCCAGAAGCTCCTCAGGTTCCAGGCTCATCATGAGCGCGTCCTCGAAAGAGCTCTCCCCGACCTGAGGAAGCACATG GACGAGGAGCAGATGTCCACCGGCATCTACACCCCAAAGTGGTTCCTGCAGTGCTTCCTCGGCCGG ATCCCCTTCTCGCTCACCCTGAAGCTCTGGGATGCGTATATACTGGATGGGGCGCGGGTGCTCACGGCCACAGGA AGCGCCTCCTGA
- the LOC140602501 gene encoding USP6 N-terminal-like protein isoform X2, with translation MFMLLWTSARPSSPKLLVMCGRPQQSCTQEILEEMFCGFNSSNSLDNDRCTRQTRSSAVLSDDAGPHSGRNCGAPGFHRCLVATLRPQTFGGTRAPDLARSDPTLLLSPVAHTPVRKEEALTQRQVTGTLAGRPTHHHLCAGPRLGDVTPEHQSDRGAPAHGEHPDACVLGRFSRAVILGCVWIAARCRRTRRPCWSCKGPISWPSTIRVSAGPVTVEGTDHQGFLPDKELPSPSPPEAKKLHQETRRADKWIKMLKRWDHYLPSEKLQCRVYKRVPPQVRGQVWLRLLNIDQVKARNAGKYQEMKEAALVSSRDIMQIDLDINWTFRSHSMFWDRYGVRQRALFHVLAAYSVYDTEEGYCQGTSEIAAIVLMFLPEEDASWALAQLMTDDRHAMHGFFVPGFQKLLRFQAHHERVLERALPDLRKHMDEEQMSTGIYTPKWFLQCFLGRIPFSLTLKLWDAYILDGARVLTATGSAS, from the exons agctgcacccaggagatCTTGGAGGAGATGTTCTGTGGCTTCAACTCTTCCAACTCCCTAGACAATGATCGGTGCACCAGGCAAACAAGGAGCAGTGCTGTTCTGag TGATGATGCGGGACCCCACTCTGGGCGGAACTGTGGTGCCCCCGGGTTCCACCGCTGCCTGGTGGCCACTCTGCGTCCGCAGACCTTCGGAGGCACTCGTGCTCCGGATCTGGCTCGCAGCGACccgactctcctgctctccccagtagccca TACCCCAGTGCGTAAAGAGGAGGCGCTCACACAGCgacaggtcacag ggaCACTCGCTGGCCGGCCCACCCACCACCATCTCTGCGCCGGCCCCAGGCTGGGAGACGTCACCCCCGAGCATCAG TCAGACAGAGGGGCACCTGCCCACGGGGAGCACCCGGACGCATGTGTCCTCGGAAGGTTCTCACGTGccgtcattcttggatgtgtttggattgcGGCACGATGCAGGAGGACCCGGAGACCCTGCTGGTCTTGCAAAGGGCCAATATCGTGGCCCAgtaccatcag GGTCTCCGCAGGACCTGTCACTGTGGAAGGCACCGACCACCAGGGCTTTCTGCC GGACAaggagctgcccagccccagcccccccgAGGCCAAG AAACTCCACCAGGAGACCCGGCGCGcggacaaatggataaaaatgctcAAGCGATGGGACCACTACCTCCCCAGCGAGAAG CTGCAGTGCCGGGTCTACAAGAGGGTCCCGCCCCAGGTGCGGGGACAGGTGTGGCTGCGATTGCTGAACATTGACCAGGTTAAGGCCAGGAATGCCGGGAAATACCAG gaaatgaaggaggcggCCCTGGTGTCCTCCCGGGACATCATGCAGATCGACCTGGACATCAACTGGACGTTCCGCAGTCACAGCATGTTCTGGGACCGCTAcggggtcag GCAGCGAGCCCTGTTCCACGTGCTGGCGGCCTACTCGGTGTACGACACC GAGGAGGGCTACTGCCAGGGCACGAGCGAGATCGCGGCCATCGTCCTCATGTTCCTGCCCGAGGAGGACGCCTCCTGGGCGCTGGCCCAGCTGATGACCGACGACAGGCACGCCATGCACG GCTTCTTCGTCCCAGGCTTCCAGAAGCTCCTCAGGTTCCAGGCTCATCATGAGCGCGTCCTCGAAAGAGCTCTCCCCGACCTGAGGAAGCACATG GACGAGGAGCAGATGTCCACCGGCATCTACACCCCAAAGTGGTTCCTGCAGTGCTTCCTCGGCCGG ATCCCCTTCTCGCTCACCCTGAAGCTCTGGGATGCGTATATACTGGATGGGGCGCGGGTGCTCACGGCCACAGGA AGCGCCTCCTGA
- the LOC140602501 gene encoding USP6 N-terminal-like protein isoform X4 — MFCGFNSSNSLDNDRCTRQTRSSAVLSDDAGPHSGRNCGAPGFHRCLVATLRPQTFGGTRAPDLARSDPTLLLSPVAHTPVRKEEALTQRQVTGTLAGRPTHHHLCAGPRLGDVTPEHQPSLCPSGLRGCLRFQSDRGAPAHGEHPDACVLGRFSRAVILGCVWIAARCRRTRRPCWSCKGPISWPSTIRVSAGPVTVEGTDHQGFLPDKELPSPSPPEAKKLHQETRRADKWIKMLKRWDHYLPSEKLQCRVYKRVPPQVRGQVWLRLLNIDQVKARNAGKYQEMKEAALVSSRDIMQIDLDINWTFRSHSMFWDRYGVRQRALFHVLAAYSVYDTEEGYCQGTSEIAAIVLMFLPEEDASWALAQLMTDDRHAMHGFFVPGFQKLLRFQAHHERVLERALPDLRKHMDEEQMSTGIYTPKWFLQCFLGRIPFSLTLKLWDAYILDGARVLTATGSAS, encoded by the exons ATGTTCTGTGGCTTCAACTCTTCCAACTCCCTAGACAATGATCGGTGCACCAGGCAAACAAGGAGCAGTGCTGTTCTGag TGATGATGCGGGACCCCACTCTGGGCGGAACTGTGGTGCCCCCGGGTTCCACCGCTGCCTGGTGGCCACTCTGCGTCCGCAGACCTTCGGAGGCACTCGTGCTCCGGATCTGGCTCGCAGCGACccgactctcctgctctccccagtagccca TACCCCAGTGCGTAAAGAGGAGGCGCTCACACAGCgacaggtcacag ggaCACTCGCTGGCCGGCCCACCCACCACCATCTCTGCGCCGGCCCCAGGCTGGGAGACGTCACCCCCGAGCATCAG CCCAGCCTGTGCCCCTCGGGGCTACGGGGTTGTCTCCGGTTCCAGTCAGACAGAGGGGCACCTGCCCACGGGGAGCACCCGGACGCATGTGTCCTCGGAAGGTTCTCACGTGccgtcattcttggatgtgtttggattgcGGCACGATGCAGGAGGACCCGGAGACCCTGCTGGTCTTGCAAAGGGCCAATATCGTGGCCCAgtaccatcag GGTCTCCGCAGGACCTGTCACTGTGGAAGGCACCGACCACCAGGGCTTTCTGCC GGACAaggagctgcccagccccagcccccccgAGGCCAAG AAACTCCACCAGGAGACCCGGCGCGcggacaaatggataaaaatgctcAAGCGATGGGACCACTACCTCCCCAGCGAGAAG CTGCAGTGCCGGGTCTACAAGAGGGTCCCGCCCCAGGTGCGGGGACAGGTGTGGCTGCGATTGCTGAACATTGACCAGGTTAAGGCCAGGAATGCCGGGAAATACCAG gaaatgaaggaggcggCCCTGGTGTCCTCCCGGGACATCATGCAGATCGACCTGGACATCAACTGGACGTTCCGCAGTCACAGCATGTTCTGGGACCGCTAcggggtcag GCAGCGAGCCCTGTTCCACGTGCTGGCGGCCTACTCGGTGTACGACACC GAGGAGGGCTACTGCCAGGGCACGAGCGAGATCGCGGCCATCGTCCTCATGTTCCTGCCCGAGGAGGACGCCTCCTGGGCGCTGGCCCAGCTGATGACCGACGACAGGCACGCCATGCACG GCTTCTTCGTCCCAGGCTTCCAGAAGCTCCTCAGGTTCCAGGCTCATCATGAGCGCGTCCTCGAAAGAGCTCTCCCCGACCTGAGGAAGCACATG GACGAGGAGCAGATGTCCACCGGCATCTACACCCCAAAGTGGTTCCTGCAGTGCTTCCTCGGCCGG ATCCCCTTCTCGCTCACCCTGAAGCTCTGGGATGCGTATATACTGGATGGGGCGCGGGTGCTCACGGCCACAGGA AGCGCCTCCTGA
- the LOC140602501 gene encoding USP6 N-terminal-like protein isoform X3: MFMLLWTSARPSSPKLLVMCGRPQQSCTQEILEEMFCGFNSSNSLDNDRCTRQTRSSAVLSDDAGPHSGRNCGAPGFHRCLVATLRPQTFGGTRAPDLARSDPTLLLSPVAHTPVRKEEALTQRQVTGTLAGRPTHHHLCAGPRLGDVTPEHQPSLCPSGLRGCLRFQSDRGAPAHGEHPDACVLGRFSRAVILGCVWIAARCRRTRRPCWSCKGPISWPSTIRDKELPSPSPPEAKKLHQETRRADKWIKMLKRWDHYLPSEKLQCRVYKRVPPQVRGQVWLRLLNIDQVKARNAGKYQEMKEAALVSSRDIMQIDLDINWTFRSHSMFWDRYGVRQRALFHVLAAYSVYDTEEGYCQGTSEIAAIVLMFLPEEDASWALAQLMTDDRHAMHGFFVPGFQKLLRFQAHHERVLERALPDLRKHMDEEQMSTGIYTPKWFLQCFLGRIPFSLTLKLWDAYILDGARVLTATGSAS, encoded by the exons agctgcacccaggagatCTTGGAGGAGATGTTCTGTGGCTTCAACTCTTCCAACTCCCTAGACAATGATCGGTGCACCAGGCAAACAAGGAGCAGTGCTGTTCTGag TGATGATGCGGGACCCCACTCTGGGCGGAACTGTGGTGCCCCCGGGTTCCACCGCTGCCTGGTGGCCACTCTGCGTCCGCAGACCTTCGGAGGCACTCGTGCTCCGGATCTGGCTCGCAGCGACccgactctcctgctctccccagtagccca TACCCCAGTGCGTAAAGAGGAGGCGCTCACACAGCgacaggtcacag ggaCACTCGCTGGCCGGCCCACCCACCACCATCTCTGCGCCGGCCCCAGGCTGGGAGACGTCACCCCCGAGCATCAG CCCAGCCTGTGCCCCTCGGGGCTACGGGGTTGTCTCCGGTTCCAGTCAGACAGAGGGGCACCTGCCCACGGGGAGCACCCGGACGCATGTGTCCTCGGAAGGTTCTCACGTGccgtcattcttggatgtgtttggattgcGGCACGATGCAGGAGGACCCGGAGACCCTGCTGGTCTTGCAAAGGGCCAATATCGTGGCCCAgtaccatcag GGACAaggagctgcccagccccagcccccccgAGGCCAAG AAACTCCACCAGGAGACCCGGCGCGcggacaaatggataaaaatgctcAAGCGATGGGACCACTACCTCCCCAGCGAGAAG CTGCAGTGCCGGGTCTACAAGAGGGTCCCGCCCCAGGTGCGGGGACAGGTGTGGCTGCGATTGCTGAACATTGACCAGGTTAAGGCCAGGAATGCCGGGAAATACCAG gaaatgaaggaggcggCCCTGGTGTCCTCCCGGGACATCATGCAGATCGACCTGGACATCAACTGGACGTTCCGCAGTCACAGCATGTTCTGGGACCGCTAcggggtcag GCAGCGAGCCCTGTTCCACGTGCTGGCGGCCTACTCGGTGTACGACACC GAGGAGGGCTACTGCCAGGGCACGAGCGAGATCGCGGCCATCGTCCTCATGTTCCTGCCCGAGGAGGACGCCTCCTGGGCGCTGGCCCAGCTGATGACCGACGACAGGCACGCCATGCACG GCTTCTTCGTCCCAGGCTTCCAGAAGCTCCTCAGGTTCCAGGCTCATCATGAGCGCGTCCTCGAAAGAGCTCTCCCCGACCTGAGGAAGCACATG GACGAGGAGCAGATGTCCACCGGCATCTACACCCCAAAGTGGTTCCTGCAGTGCTTCCTCGGCCGG ATCCCCTTCTCGCTCACCCTGAAGCTCTGGGATGCGTATATACTGGATGGGGCGCGGGTGCTCACGGCCACAGGA AGCGCCTCCTGA